A stretch of Corallococcus macrosporus DNA encodes these proteins:
- a CDS encoding beta-xylosidase, whose amino-acid sequence MIEAVKLWNEPNNKSHWDIELDKDWLIYSRMVRLAGAAVRAEHPTLPRVLGGMSPIDPGFLERLDRQGALDEVDVVAVHGFPLDWNHWPIDEWPRRIAEVRAVSRHPVWVTEVGVSSFGAEEVQEFGLRRTAELLLGRVDRIHWYSLYDLPKAWPATTRHREAEGSSYYRHFHMGLLREDGTPKRALRHFADYTPELGICQWFHFEDPRLDEAVAWLKKLGVRHVRTGLSWADSLRPGAEVWFDRQMRALEDFDVTLTYCFTPESCGMAAHHTSPPNHVEEYADFCARMTRRYAR is encoded by the coding sequence ATGATTGAAGCGGTGAAGCTCTGGAACGAGCCGAACAACAAGTCCCACTGGGACATCGAGCTCGACAAGGACTGGCTCATCTATTCGCGGATGGTGCGGCTGGCGGGGGCGGCGGTCCGCGCCGAGCACCCGACGCTGCCCCGCGTGCTGGGAGGCATGTCACCCATCGACCCGGGCTTCCTGGAGCGCCTGGATCGGCAGGGAGCGCTGGACGAGGTGGACGTGGTGGCGGTGCATGGCTTCCCGCTGGACTGGAACCACTGGCCCATCGACGAGTGGCCCCGGCGCATCGCGGAGGTCCGCGCGGTGTCCCGCCATCCGGTATGGGTCACGGAGGTGGGTGTGTCCTCCTTCGGAGCGGAGGAGGTGCAGGAGTTCGGCCTGCGGCGCACCGCGGAGCTGCTGCTGGGCCGGGTGGATCGGATCCACTGGTACAGCCTCTATGACCTGCCCAAGGCGTGGCCCGCGACCACGCGCCACCGCGAGGCGGAGGGCTCGTCGTACTACCGGCACTTCCACATGGGGTTGCTGCGCGAGGACGGCACGCCCAAGCGCGCGCTGCGCCACTTCGCGGACTACACGCCGGAGCTGGGCATCTGCCAGTGGTTCCACTTCGAGGATCCCCGGCTGGACGAAGCGGTGGCGTGGTTGAAGAAGCTCGGGGTGCGCCACGTGCGCACGGGGCTCAGCTGGGCGGACAGCCTGCGGCCAGGCGCCGAGGTGTGGTTCGACCGGCAGATGCGCGCGCTCGAGGACTTCGACGTGACGCTCACCTACTGCTTCACGCCGGAGTCATGCGGCATGGCCGCGCACCACACCAGTCCGCCAAACCACGTGGAGGAGTACGCGGACTTCTGCGCGCGGATGACGCGGCGCTACGCCAGGTAG
- a CDS encoding BlaI/MecI/CopY family transcriptional regulator, whose product MSRGKLPRPTDAELAILRVLWDRGARTVREVHETLQDGSGYTTVLKTMQIMTEKGLVTRDESQRAHVYSARLPRESTQQQLVTDLVDRVFGGSPARLALQALSTKKTSPEELAELRQLLDSLEKESES is encoded by the coding sequence ATGAGCCGAGGAAAGCTGCCGCGACCCACGGATGCCGAGCTGGCCATCCTGCGGGTGCTGTGGGACCGGGGCGCACGCACCGTGCGCGAGGTCCATGAGACGCTCCAGGACGGGAGCGGCTACACCACCGTCCTGAAGACGATGCAGATCATGACGGAGAAGGGGCTGGTGACACGCGACGAGTCGCAGCGTGCGCACGTCTACAGCGCCCGGCTCCCCCGGGAGAGCACCCAGCAGCAGTTGGTCACCGACCTGGTGGACCGCGTGTTCGGCGGCTCCCCAGCGCGGCTCGCCCTGCAGGCCCTGTCCACCAAGAAGACGTCTCCCGAGGAGTTGGCGGAGCTGCGCCAGTTGCTGGATTCGCTCGAGAAGGAGTCGGAGTCATGA
- a CDS encoding M56 family metallopeptidase: protein MNGLILEAVGWALVHLLWQGALVAAALALALRWVGRRSANLRYALACGALGIMLALPVATAWRHASRAVEVDSRAVRSASVQRAAAPLPEPVLRSRLELPARPSVPMKEPPSLPLLEGLFQQVGEHLPWLVLAWGMGVAASSLRLLKGWLGLRRQVDEAVHASWEWQQRLEVLARRLNLTRPVRLLVSSKLDVPSTLGWLKPVVLVPTATLTGLAVRELELVLAHELAHIRRHDFAVNMVQTLVETLLFYHPAVWWMSQVIRVERENCCDDLAVRQGPGALPYARALTALEALRLQGMDASGPALSALGGSLKDRVRRLVVAPASRCSSRWAAGVSIVTLASSLALAVPLTALAVHPVKALEAAALAAPARSASALRPGIAAASVAMGTPQAPAPRDASVPAPQGVATTATAPLAASVPAPQGVANTATARIAAATSTPLVGLASAPLVVPAPLPLVIAVAPAPAAGPAPVVAPAPKPDPADRAKARAERKAAQDADETTRVGVDPLSVDQLVALKIAGVTPEVVDRISAMGYAPTVETLVGFQHAGITPEYVKSMTDRFGKTIPAEQLVAMKHLGVTPEWLGQMAALGFAKDDFEDLLGAKALNIDAAWLNDLKAAGFGNLTLDEAMQLRALGVDSAWLRELEAAGVKPASVDELVRLRTGGVDADFIRRMQKPRK, encoded by the coding sequence ATGAACGGTCTCATCCTGGAAGCGGTGGGTTGGGCGCTCGTGCATCTGCTGTGGCAGGGCGCGCTCGTGGCGGCGGCCCTGGCGCTTGCGCTCCGGTGGGTGGGCCGGCGCTCGGCGAACCTGCGTTACGCGCTGGCATGCGGGGCGTTGGGCATCATGCTCGCGCTGCCGGTGGCTACCGCGTGGCGGCATGCCTCTCGCGCTGTGGAGGTGGACTCTCGCGCGGTGCGCTCGGCGTCCGTCCAGCGCGCCGCGGCGCCGCTCCCGGAGCCGGTGTTGCGCTCTCGCTTGGAGCTGCCCGCGCGGCCGTCCGTTCCCATGAAGGAGCCCCCGTCGCTGCCCCTGCTGGAGGGCCTCTTCCAGCAGGTGGGCGAGCACCTGCCCTGGCTGGTGCTTGCGTGGGGAATGGGCGTGGCGGCGTCCTCGCTGCGCCTGCTCAAGGGCTGGCTGGGGCTGCGCCGCCAGGTGGACGAGGCGGTGCACGCGTCGTGGGAATGGCAGCAGCGGCTGGAGGTGCTGGCGCGGCGGCTGAATCTCACTCGGCCGGTGCGCCTGCTGGTGTCGTCGAAGCTGGACGTGCCGTCCACGCTGGGCTGGCTGAAGCCCGTGGTGCTGGTCCCCACCGCCACGCTCACCGGGCTGGCCGTGCGCGAGCTGGAGCTGGTGCTGGCCCATGAGCTGGCCCACATCCGCCGTCATGACTTCGCGGTGAACATGGTGCAGACGCTGGTGGAGACGCTCCTCTTCTACCATCCGGCCGTGTGGTGGATGTCGCAGGTCATCCGCGTGGAGCGGGAGAACTGCTGTGACGACCTCGCCGTGCGCCAGGGGCCTGGCGCCCTGCCCTACGCTCGCGCGCTCACCGCCCTGGAGGCGCTGCGGTTGCAGGGAATGGACGCCAGCGGTCCCGCGCTGTCCGCGCTGGGCGGTTCACTGAAGGACCGCGTGCGGCGGCTGGTGGTGGCGCCCGCGTCGCGGTGCTCGTCGCGCTGGGCGGCGGGGGTGTCCATCGTCACGCTCGCGAGCAGCCTGGCACTGGCGGTCCCGCTGACCGCGCTCGCCGTGCACCCCGTGAAGGCGCTGGAGGCAGCGGCCCTGGCCGCCCCGGCCCGGAGCGCCTCCGCGCTCCGCCCTGGCATCGCCGCAGCCTCTGTCGCGATGGGCACTCCCCAGGCGCCCGCGCCGCGCGACGCATCCGTGCCCGCGCCGCAGGGTGTTGCTACCACGGCGACCGCGCCGCTCGCCGCCTCAGTGCCAGCGCCGCAGGGTGTTGCCAACACGGCGACCGCACGGATTGCGGCTGCGACGTCAACGCCTCTCGTGGGCCTGGCCTCCGCGCCGCTCGTTGTTCCGGCGCCCTTGCCGCTTGTCATTGCCGTGGCTCCTGCTCCGGCTGCCGGACCCGCGCCGGTGGTCGCTCCCGCCCCGAAGCCCGACCCCGCTGACAGGGCCAAGGCTCGCGCGGAGCGGAAGGCGGCCCAGGACGCCGATGAGACCACTCGCGTGGGCGTGGATCCGCTGAGCGTGGACCAGTTGGTCGCGCTGAAGATCGCGGGCGTCACCCCGGAGGTCGTCGACCGCATCTCCGCCATGGGCTACGCGCCGACGGTGGAGACCCTGGTGGGCTTCCAGCACGCGGGCATCACGCCGGAGTACGTGAAGTCCATGACGGACCGCTTCGGCAAGACCATTCCCGCCGAACAGCTGGTGGCCATGAAGCACCTGGGCGTCACTCCGGAGTGGCTGGGACAGATGGCCGCCCTGGGCTTCGCGAAGGACGACTTCGAGGACCTGCTGGGCGCGAAGGCGCTCAACATCGACGCCGCGTGGCTCAATGACCTGAAGGCCGCGGGCTTCGGCAACCTGACGCTCGATGAGGCCATGCAGCTGCGCGCGCTGGGCGTCGACTCCGCCTGGCTCCGCGAGCTGGAAGCCGCGGGCGTGAAGCCCGCCTCCGTGGATGAGCTGGTGCGCCTGCGCACCGGCGGCGTGGACGCGGACTTCATCCGCCGCATGCAGAAGCCCCGGAAGTAA